The genomic DNA cattttaagatttttatccaataataatatatttttctttgtggtGATGTTTACTTTGGTATGTTTGATAAAGAGGGGCAAATTAAGACTTTAACAAATGTATGTATGAAATTATCTATTTGCTTggataataaattatatattgagAAATTGCAAGAAATTGATGACNTTTGGAACAAATCCATCAACTGCGAAATTTCTTGTGGCTGACGGAATGGCCAAACGGACACCATCTAGCTCTGGGCTTGCAATGACTTGGCATCCGAGTCGTGACCTGAAACATTGTTCAGGGAACATTTGATACTTtcatataaacatgtaaacAGATCAAGCTACCATTTCTTTCTTAAGTACAAAGAAATTTACGTTTCTGTAAGCCCAAAAGCAAGATCAAGCATATCATTCTCTTCATCTGTTGGTTCTTCAAGTTTGTTGTAATATTCTGTGTCCTGTAAATACAATTTAAGTTACTTTATCAGCAAAATCCTGGTTTTTAGAAGAATAGAGCATGATCTATTTGTGTACCATCACGATCACGTGACACGTTGAACACGCTAGAGAAGCCTCACAAGCCCCTggagataaattaaaaacagtCTGTGACTTCTCAATTCGATAAAGGGGCCAATCTTACAAACATTAGTTATAAGAAGAAGCAATGGAGAAATGAGAAGAGAAGTCTGTGCCTTCAAGGTCTATATCATTTTCATGAGCAGCTTCGAGCACTGACATTCCAATAGGGACTTTAACAGGGATTTCCTCTCCATCTTTATCGACGAAGATAATGGTTATCCtttaaaaaacaagattttgagaAGTATCAGGCTCATATATTACTTCAATCCTGAAGGAATACATTCTCGATGTGCACATTTCTATATTGAAGAATTGAGAATAAACTTACTTTTCAGTTTCTTCGTCACCCTGCTCAGAGGAAGTAGCTGAAGCAGTATAAAACCTATGGTTCTTCAAGAAGAATGCTTCTTGAGAAGTCCTAGTTTGCCTCTGTACTATTGGcttttgaaaagaagaaatggGAAAGATTCAACATCATCATCGAGGAAACTAAAAGAGAAACCGTATGATTGACAAAACCCAGatttgttgtaaattcaaacgGATAATAACCAACCATAGACAAACCACCCAATTTCTCAACCATGAAATCTTACAGCATCTAGGCCTTTGAGCATAACTAAACACAGGACTCTTTCTATTGATTCCTGAATCAACTCTCATTCAGCATAGTATGAATCCATGTATATAACTGAACGCATTAAAATTGTCACGTAATGATTCATCTAACACCAAACAAGGGTAGAAAAGCTACATTTCGCTCTTCTGAAATCATTTATGACATTCTTTAAGACTTATTACTAACACAAGCTTCTACCTAGCCATATAATATGGTGATTCTCTAACAAAGAACCCTATTCTAAGTTTTAATCAGTGTCTATACATCAAGTAACACAAATCATGTCTGCAAATGCAAAGTGTAACCGAGTATAAGAAATCGAGAACAAGCTCAGACAAACCAAAGACGGCAAGTAGTGGCCATACGACCGTTGTAGATTCCTTCTCCCAAGTGTTGATATATATCCCTCTgccaaaacaagaaatatacaGAGCAGCAAAATCTTAAGGCAGCATTGTATGAAGGACTCTAATACGCATACGCATTTTGAAATCGAAGTGAGATTAGAAACTTCATATAGCAAACGTATCAATTTGAAGCACATATACCTCTTGCGAGCTGTTTAACAATGGCAGACCCGAATCTTGAGATTCTATGACCTAACATCGTTCACTGCCGCCTTTGAGAATTAGCTGAAACCTTCAAAGAGCTGAAATTTAAACCTAATTTTGAGTGCGACACAAAAACGAGGCAAACCCAGAATGCAATAAAGCTGAAAAGAGTACCAAACGCACCAATCTAATTATCTTGAGATTAAAATTTATgcataaaaatccaaacttgggccgcaaatgaaaaaaattgaaaatttatcgTAGAGATTAATTGAGGGAAGAAAAAGCCATTCACTTTTCGAAGATCACAAACGAAGAAGAGATCAATCTTAAGTTTGAAGAAAGAGAGGGCTTTGTGTTATTACTGTTATATAAAGAACACAGAGGACCTCAGGAATCTCAAATGTTCTTCAATCTTTTATTAGATCTTAAACCCTTTTTTCTCCtccttgtatttttgttcttttcaattTGGACAATTTCTCAAACCAAACCGGATTGTACCGGTCTGACCCAAACAACTAATGCAACATTCATGTAA from Camelina sativa cultivar DH55 chromosome 2, Cs, whole genome shotgun sequence includes the following:
- the LOC104715682 gene encoding adrenodoxin-like protein 1, mitochondrial, with the protein product MLGHRISRFGSAIVKQLAREGYISTLGRRNLQRSYGHYLPSLPIVQRQTRTSQEAFFLKNHRFYTASATSSEQGDEETEKITIIFVDKDGEEIPVKVPIGMSVLEAAHENDIDLEGACEASLACSTCHVIVMDTEYYNKLEEPTDEENDMLDLAFGLTETSRLGCQVIASPELDGVRLAIPSATRNFAVDGFVPXVINFLQFLNI